In bacterium, a genomic segment contains:
- a CDS encoding ribonuclease HI family protein: MNDKKNSLAMCIAYIDGASRGNPGEAAVGVSLCTKDGQEHATVAKYIGQATNNVAEYTSLLSALDLAQSHSCKELKIYADSQLMVRQIQGMYKVKNPELKKLWLQAVQKIEFFDSFEIEHVRREYNKRADALANSALDNRA, encoded by the coding sequence TTGAACGATAAAAAGAATTCTTTAGCCATGTGTATTGCTTATATTGATGGAGCCTCAAGGGGTAATCCAGGTGAGGCTGCTGTTGGTGTCAGTTTGTGTACTAAAGATGGACAAGAACACGCCACAGTTGCAAAATACATTGGCCAGGCAACCAATAATGTTGCTGAATATACATCGTTATTGTCAGCACTTGATTTGGCTCAGTCTCATTCCTGTAAAGAATTAAAAATATATGCAGATTCACAACTTATGGTTCGGCAGATTCAAGGTATGTATAAAGTTAAAAACCCAGAGTTAAAAAAATTATGGTTGCAAGCTGTACAAAAGATTGAGTTTTTTGATTCATTTGAAATTGAGCATGTGCGACGAGAATACAATAAACGTGCTGATGCACTTGCCAATAGCGCACTCGATAATAGAGCTTGA
- a CDS encoding adenosylhomocysteinase: protein MDYKVKDINLAESGDKKISWAESRMPVLMTLREKAKKEQPLKGHTIAGCLHVTKETAVLIETLKAAGAEISWSGCNPLSTQDDIAASLAKRGIAIYAWHGMGNEDFYKCIDATIEKNPNLTLDDGADLIFTVHNKYPDLANKILGGTEETTTGVHRLRAMAKDGALKYPVFAVNDSATKWDFDNVYGTGQSSLDGLLRATSVLIAGKTFVVAGYGHCGRGVAMRAQGMGAKTIITEVDPVAALRATLEGHTVMTMDEAAKHGDIFMTATGMKDVIVKRHFEVMKDGAIVSNTGHYDCELNLADLETIKESKREIRTSNEEYTLKNGHRIYVIGQGRLINLVAAEGHPSEVMDMSFANQFSAMVKLAQEGNTLDKKVYVLPSELDEEIAGIKLKTMGLSIDELTEDQIAYLTDYAAGT from the coding sequence AAAAGAACAACCTTTAAAAGGACACACTATTGCTGGGTGCTTACATGTAACCAAAGAGACTGCTGTTTTAATTGAAACCTTAAAAGCTGCTGGCGCTGAAATTTCATGGTCTGGCTGCAACCCTTTGTCAACACAAGATGATATCGCTGCTTCTCTAGCAAAACGTGGTATAGCCATTTATGCATGGCATGGCATGGGCAATGAAGATTTTTACAAATGCATTGATGCCACCATAGAAAAAAATCCTAATTTAACGCTCGATGACGGTGCTGATCTGATCTTCACTGTTCACAATAAATACCCAGATTTAGCCAATAAAATTTTGGGGGGAACAGAAGAAACCACAACCGGTGTCCATAGGCTTAGAGCTATGGCCAAAGACGGTGCTCTTAAATACCCTGTATTTGCAGTCAATGATTCTGCAACAAAATGGGATTTTGATAATGTTTATGGAACAGGACAATCCTCCTTGGATGGCTTATTAAGAGCCACCAGTGTTCTTATTGCTGGAAAAACTTTTGTTGTTGCTGGCTACGGTCATTGTGGACGAGGTGTGGCTATGCGTGCCCAGGGCATGGGAGCAAAAACCATTATCACTGAGGTTGATCCTGTCGCAGCATTAAGGGCTACTTTAGAAGGTCACACAGTAATGACCATGGACGAAGCGGCCAAACATGGTGATATTTTTATGACTGCCACGGGCATGAAAGACGTCATTGTAAAAAGACACTTTGAAGTCATGAAAGATGGCGCCATTGTTTCCAATACAGGGCATTATGACTGTGAGCTGAACCTGGCTGATTTAGAAACCATTAAAGAAAGTAAACGTGAAATTAGAACCAGTAATGAAGAGTACACTTTAAAAAATGGTCATCGTATTTATGTCATTGGTCAAGGACGTTTAATTAACTTGGTAGCTGCAGAAGGACATCCCTCAGAAGTGATGGATATGTCTTTTGCCAATCAATTTTCTGCCATGGTAAAACTTGCTCAAGAAGGAAATACCTTAGATAAAAAAGTTTATGTTCTTCCAAGTGAACTGGATGAAGAAATTGCCGGTATAAAACTTAAAACCATGGGCTTAAGTATTGATGAATTAACAGAAGACCAAATTGCTTATCTTACTGATTATGCTGCCGGTACCTGA
- the dnaG gene encoding DNA primase, translating to MVPNDIVDEIRQRTNLIDLISQVTRLKRSGSNWMGCCPFHEEKTPSFSVSEEKQLYHCFGCGESGTVFSFMMNYHRLSFPETLESLASKVGIDLGPYKQGQSAQEYQQQKELKKKIGDLFAYANQCFQKCLAKSPRAAFAREYLEKRGYSKSTQKKWGIGFAPAGTKHLYEALVKRGGIEEKHMLTSGLIGKNEKGVYDMYRNRIVFPISDAEGQTIGFGARVLDNSKPKYINSPEHILFNKRRTLFGLWQAKETIKKQGKAIVVEGYTDVISLHQAGLNHAVASLGTAFTKDHAKILRRYTDQIVFIFDGDQAGSNAAYKSLVPSVSEGLDARVIFLKEGEDPDSVAKNADALDALKQDLINPQKLLDYYIEKEFLNSSDIRKKSSAIETLVELIQQTSDVYLKEALLSQLVSQTSVDKDIFYGKSSYIKAKQPATQTKKIINNNVVQEKFWREESLLLRVLLQVPQSFDRYIEDKAEQYFDQSFQKHILPWLDANRENPTDEISLARSIDLWPVKDHIGALSKAFLEDNYDIHQDWEKIWSDCIKKMKTKRIKFLTEQLKSRDDQSREDVHAIFSEIESLKKTLQTSSKSEGL from the coding sequence TTGGTTCCAAATGATATTGTTGATGAAATTAGACAAAGAACTAATTTAATTGACCTTATCTCGCAAGTAACGCGTTTAAAGCGTTCTGGTAGCAATTGGATGGGATGTTGTCCTTTCCATGAAGAAAAGACACCCTCTTTTTCTGTTAGTGAAGAGAAGCAGTTGTATCACTGTTTTGGTTGTGGTGAGAGTGGTACGGTATTTTCATTTATGATGAACTATCACCGTTTAAGTTTTCCAGAAACTTTGGAAAGCTTGGCGAGTAAGGTAGGGATTGATTTAGGACCATACAAGCAAGGACAGTCAGCACAAGAGTATCAACAGCAAAAAGAGCTAAAGAAAAAAATAGGTGATTTGTTTGCTTATGCCAATCAGTGTTTTCAAAAGTGTTTGGCAAAGTCACCTAGAGCAGCTTTTGCTAGAGAATATCTTGAGAAGCGAGGCTATTCTAAAAGTACTCAAAAAAAATGGGGCATTGGTTTTGCTCCTGCTGGAACCAAGCATTTGTATGAGGCTTTGGTTAAAAGAGGAGGCATTGAAGAAAAACATATGTTGACTTCAGGCTTAATAGGAAAAAATGAAAAGGGAGTTTACGATATGTATAGAAATCGTATTGTATTTCCTATTTCAGATGCTGAAGGTCAAACCATTGGGTTTGGAGCTAGGGTATTAGACAACAGCAAACCTAAATACATCAACTCACCTGAACATATCTTATTCAACAAACGCCGAACATTATTTGGCTTATGGCAAGCAAAAGAAACCATCAAAAAACAAGGGAAAGCCATTGTTGTAGAAGGTTATACGGATGTTATTTCTTTGCATCAAGCAGGTTTAAACCATGCAGTTGCATCTTTGGGAACCGCCTTCACTAAAGATCATGCTAAAATATTGCGTCGTTATACGGACCAAATTGTATTTATCTTTGATGGTGATCAAGCAGGCTCTAATGCTGCCTATAAATCTCTGGTTCCGTCTGTAAGTGAAGGCCTAGATGCTAGAGTTATATTCTTAAAAGAAGGCGAAGATCCAGACAGTGTTGCTAAAAATGCCGATGCATTAGATGCGTTAAAACAAGACTTAATTAATCCTCAAAAACTGTTAGACTATTATATCGAAAAAGAATTTTTAAACAGTTCAGATATTAGAAAAAAGTCTTCGGCCATAGAAACCCTGGTTGAACTTATCCAGCAAACTTCCGATGTTTATTTAAAGGAAGCCTTGTTGAGTCAGCTAGTCAGCCAGACTTCAGTGGACAAAGATATCTTTTATGGAAAAAGTAGCTATATCAAAGCGAAACAACCTGCTACGCAAACAAAAAAAATTATAAATAACAATGTTGTGCAAGAGAAGTTTTGGCGTGAAGAAAGTTTATTGTTAAGAGTTCTTTTGCAAGTTCCACAAAGTTTTGACCGCTATATTGAGGATAAAGCTGAACAATATTTTGACCAAAGTTTTCAAAAACATATTTTGCCATGGTTAGACGCTAACCGTGAAAACCCGACTGATGAAATCAGCTTAGCTAGAAGCATAGATTTATGGCCTGTTAAAGATCATATTGGCGCTCTAAGCAAAGCATTTTTAGAAGATAATTATGATATTCATCAAGATTGGGAAAAAATTTGGTCCGATTGTATTAAAAAAATGAAAACCAAACGGATTAAATTTTTAACAGAGCAACTCAAAAGTAGAGATGATCAATCTAGAGAAGATGTTCATGCTATTTTTAGTGAAATAGAAAGTTTAAAAAAAACCTTACAAACAAGTTCTAAATCAGAAGGTTTATGA
- the efp gene encoding elongation factor P: MIGSKQLKVGMIIKHEGELWRVMSTMHTQPGKGGAYIQTKLRNVLKGTQTEYRFRSGEPVERVVLDQRDAQFLYAEGETYHFMDNTSYEQIQMQKDNLENALPYLKDGSSVMIELYEGNPIGIEMPKSVRLKIIETEPYIKTATATNSLKGAKLETGYSVKVPGFIEEGEEIEIDTSTGEYLSRAK; this comes from the coding sequence ATGATTGGATCAAAACAGCTCAAAGTTGGCATGATTATCAAACATGAGGGTGAATTATGGCGGGTGATGAGTACCATGCACACTCAACCTGGTAAGGGTGGTGCTTATATTCAAACCAAACTGCGCAATGTTTTAAAAGGAACTCAAACCGAGTATCGATTTCGCTCAGGAGAACCTGTTGAACGCGTGGTTTTAGACCAACGAGACGCTCAGTTTTTGTATGCTGAAGGAGAAACGTACCATTTTATGGATAATACCTCATATGAGCAGATTCAAATGCAAAAAGACAACTTGGAAAATGCCCTGCCTTATCTTAAAGACGGTAGCAGTGTCATGATTGAGCTCTATGAAGGCAATCCTATTGGCATTGAAATGCCAAAAAGTGTGCGTCTAAAAATCATTGAAACGGAGCCATATATTAAAACTGCTACCGCAACCAACTCCTTAAAAGGAGCCAAGTTGGAAACAGGATATTCTGTCAAGGTCCCAGGCTTTATTGAGGAAGGCGAAGAAATAGAAATTGATACCAGCACTGGGGAATACCTGAGTCGAGCAAAATAA
- a CDS encoding C4-type zinc ribbon domain-containing protein — protein sequence MMHFEELLKLQTLDIELDKIKSEREGYPNQLESVKNSYDKILKDYENLNDRVEALTTEKASLQEKLDLEETRLNKSKVRLNEIKNNFEYQALRREIDSTEKSNFTLQQTIASHSEELQKLEEALKQKKEELEQVETKFDDVKNLVDEKSDYYAQEISKRQNEVDQYYDHIEKSLLSKYKFIRKRLDYAVVSADDGVCKGCYMSLPPQMINEMQTKKDLYNCPNCHRILYLEDYIER from the coding sequence ATGATGCATTTTGAAGAGTTGTTAAAACTACAAACATTGGATATTGAGTTAGATAAAATAAAATCCGAGAGAGAAGGCTACCCAAATCAGCTAGAGTCAGTAAAAAATAGTTACGATAAGATTTTAAAAGATTATGAAAATCTTAATGATCGTGTAGAAGCCTTGACAACAGAAAAGGCAAGTTTACAAGAAAAACTAGATTTAGAAGAAACGCGCTTAAATAAAAGTAAAGTTAGACTAAATGAAATAAAAAATAATTTTGAGTATCAGGCTTTACGCAGAGAAATTGATTCCACTGAAAAGAGTAACTTCACTTTACAACAAACAATTGCGTCTCATAGTGAAGAGTTGCAAAAATTAGAAGAGGCTTTAAAGCAAAAAAAGGAAGAGCTAGAGCAAGTTGAAACTAAATTTGATGATGTAAAAAATTTGGTAGACGAAAAAAGTGATTACTACGCACAAGAAATTTCCAAACGCCAAAATGAAGTTGATCAATATTATGATCATATAGAAAAGTCCCTGTTAAGTAAGTATAAGTTTATTCGCAAGCGATTGGATTACGCTGTGGTTAGTGCAGATGATGGTGTGTGTAAAGGGTGCTATATGAGTTTACCTCCACAAATGATCAATGAAATGCAAACCAAAAAAGATTTGTACAATTGTCCCAATTGCCACAGAATTTTATATTTAGAAGATTACATTGAACGATAA
- the rpsU gene encoding 30S ribosomal protein S21 encodes MTLVKVRDGESFEAAMRRFKKICEKAGILAEVKKREHYVKPSVKRKKKAIMARKRNAMTARKSSSRF; translated from the coding sequence ATGACTTTAGTTAAAGTAAGAGACGGCGAATCATTTGAAGCGGCCATGCGCCGGTTTAAAAAAATCTGTGAAAAAGCAGGGATTTTAGCCGAAGTAAAAAAAAGAGAACATTACGTTAAGCCAAGCGTGAAAAGAAAGAAAAAAGCGATTATGGCTCGTAAACGTAATGCAATGACAGCAAGAAAATCGTCATCTCGGTTTTAG